A region of the Synechococcus sp. PCC 7502 genome:
CTCGCAATTTCCCTGATCGAAATCCGCCTCATCTCCGCATTCCCGCAAATAGAATTTGAAGTATTCGGCACACCCAAAGACTTTGCCAGCGCCCAAGACCTTGCCAGACGCGACAAATATCAATTTCAATGGTGGGCTTGCTCCCTTGTCAAAGTGCCACCCTATCAAGGCAAAAAGAAAGGTGCTGATGGAGGCATTGATGGCTTGCGCTATATTTCTGATCTTGACGAGAAAAAGCGTGACCTCAAACGCAAAATTATTGTTTCTGTCAAAGGTGGTGAAAACGTCAACGTCGCAATGATTCGTGATCTCATCGGTACAATGTCCACCAACAAAGCTGATCTTGGGTTCTTTATCACCCTTGCCGAACCTACCAAAGCCATGATCACTGAAGCAACCAAAGCAGGATTTTATCGAGCTGCCAATGGCAAAGACTACCCCCGTGTCCAAATTTTTACAATCGAAGACTTACTTTCAGGAACCAAGAAACCCGAATACCTCGATCTCAGCCTTGGAGACATTACCTTTAAACGCGCCGAAAAAGAAAGTGTAGTTATCTCTCAAACAGAATTATTTTAACTACAATAAGTTCATCCAGATTTCCATGACAACCACTACGAGCCACGCTTTCAAGCCTTGATACAATAGGAAAATACGATTTATGGAAAGCAAAGCATTACTTGAACGTATTAAAAAACTTGTATGTGCGATCGAGCCAACCGCACAAATATTTCTCTATGGCTCCCGCGCCCGCAATGATGCAAGACCAGACTCAGACTGGGATATATTGATATTAGTAGATGGTGTCGTCAATCCATCCCGACGCGATCACCTACGCCATGAAATCTATGAAATTGAATGGGAAACAGGAGAAGTAATTTGTTCGATCATCCGCAGCCGTCAAGAGTGGTACACCCCACAATTTCAACAAACTCCATTCACCCAAGCCATAGATAAAGAAGCTATTCTGCTGTAATCAATATGGGAACTCCTCCAAATGAAGCAGTTAAATATCGCTTACAACGAGCCGAAGAAGCTTACCATGATGCTCTGACGCTTGCGGAATCAGGAGGCTGGAATAGTTGCGTTAATCGCTTATATTACAGTTGTTTTTATGCAGTATCAGCCCTTCTATTGAAAGATAACCTGTCGTCACCAAAGCATACAGGCGTTCGTGGCATTTTCAATAAAGAGTATGTAAGGACTGGCATTATCTCTAAAGATCACGCAAGACTTTACAACGATCTATTTGAACGTCGGCAGGAAGCTGATTATGGCGATTTTGTTTACTTTGAAGAGTCGGAAATTTCTCCTTTACTACCTCAAGTTAAAGATTTATTGGACTCAATTACAAGGATATTAGTACAAGATTAGCGATCGCAAAACCGCTTCCAGCTCTGATAAAATAGGGGGAAACCATTACTAGGCTATTTGAACAAGTCTTTGCCGCCGCTACTAAACTCTCCCAAGAGAGACAAGACGAATTAGCAAAACTAATCCTGCAAGAAATTTTGCGACCACGGTATCAACAAGTCAATAAAGTCAATAAACCACCTGCACAATAAAGTCCCCTCCAAATATTTACAGAACTTGGTTTAGTTGAATGCGCGGATATTCTGTAGTTGTTATTTAAGAGTTTGGGATAATTGGGGTGAATAATCCCTTTTTAATTCCCTGTTAAACTATCTATAGTGAAATAGTTTTATAGGGTTAATGCTAAATTTTGTAAACCATGCCTTGCTTACAGTTACTGTAGCCGTTTTGATGCCAATTTCTGGAGCGATCGCCCAAAATGCAGGTACGGTAAATTCTCAAATCAATGCCCAAATCAAGTCAAGTCACTGGGCTCAAGTTTTTATGCAGGGGTTAATTCAACGCAACCTCATTAGTCAACCCCAAAGCCTCCAACCAGATCAAAAAGTCACCCGTGCGGAATTTGCCATTACCTTAGATCGAGCATTTCCATTTCAACCCGCTATTAGACAGGCGATCGCATTCAATGATGTTCCTTCTACTTTTTGGGCAGCGGATGCAATTCAAAGTATCTATGCTAAGGGTTTTTGGAGTAGTGATGATATACAGTTCTTTCGTCCCGAAGGGTATATGACTCGATGGGAAGCAATGGTAGCTATTGCCAATGGACTGAGCCTCAATGCTGCTTTAAATTCTAAAGTTAATTCTAAAAAAGTTGATCCCAAAGTATTTCTATTTTCTATCTATACCGATGCCGCTTCTATTCCTGCTGGAGCGATCGCTTCTATAGCGGCACTTACGGATAAACAGATTATAGTTAACTACCCTAACGTGCGCCAACTTAACCCCAATGCGGTGATTACAAGAGCCGAGTTAGCTGCTTTAGTTTACCAATCCCTAGTATATATGGGGCAGTTAGACAGGGTTAGCTCTAATTTTATTGCTAGTCGGAATAATCCTCTATTCAATGCCACCGACTTTACGGCAAAAGAAATCATTACCCATCTTAGGGTAAATCTACGGCGACGAGAGGTTGTGGTGTATCAAGGGGATAAAAAGCTGAAAACCTATCCCTTGGGTGTGGGTAGAGCAGGTTGGGACACGCCCTCAGGCTCCTATCAAGTCAAACAAATTATTCGCAGTCCCGATTGGAAAAATCCTTTTACGGGCGACGTGATTAAAGCCAATGACCCTGATAATCCCCTTGGTGGCTATTGGATCGGTTTTTGGACAAATGGCAAAGATTGGTCGGGGTTTCATGGTACCTCGCAACGGGATTCTGTCGGCAAAGCTTCTTCCCACGGCTGCCTACGGATGTATAAGGAGGATATTAAAGCTATTTTTGATAAAGTTACTCTTGCCACAGTTGTCGAAATTATCCGCTAGGCTTATTTGGCTTCCATCCAATTTTTACCGATATGAATATCCACAACTAGGGGAACAGATAACGGAATAGCCGATTCCATTACTGATTTAATTTGGGGTTGTAATTCTGTTAGTTCTTCAGGCAGAATTTCTAACACTAATTCATCATGAACTTGCAATAATAATCGAGACCTATAGTTTTTCAAAAGCTTATGCAAGCCGATCATTGCCACCTTAATAATATCGGCACTGGTACCTTGAATGGGTGCATTAACCGCCGATCGCAACATTGCCGCTTTTTGATACCCAGAGGTATATTTAAGTTCATGGAAATAACGTCTGCGTCCTAAAACAGTCGTCACAAAGCCTTGGGTTTCTGCTTCTTGTTCTACAGTTTTCATGTAAGTAAAAATCTGAGCATACTGTTTATTAAAAGCTTCAATAAATTTCTTAGCTTGGGATGCTGGAATCCCAGTTTCACGACTAAATTTTTGGGCTCCCATGCCATAGATAACGCCATAGTTAATAATTTTAGCTAAACGTCTTTCTTCACTAGTAACTTCATCTTTTTCTAACAGTAATTGCGCTGTCCGAGTATGTACATCTATACCTT
Encoded here:
- a CDS encoding nucleotidyltransferase domain-containing protein, coding for MESKALLERIKKLVCAIEPTAQIFLYGSRARNDARPDSDWDILILVDGVVNPSRRDHLRHEIYEIEWETGEVICSIIRSRQEWYTPQFQQTPFTQAIDKEAILL
- a CDS encoding HEPN domain-containing protein is translated as MGTPPNEAVKYRLQRAEEAYHDALTLAESGGWNSCVNRLYYSCFYAVSALLLKDNLSSPKHTGVRGIFNKEYVRTGIISKDHARLYNDLFERRQEADYGDFVYFEESEISPLLPQVKDLLDSITRILVQD
- a CDS encoding L,D-transpeptidase family protein, giving the protein MLNFVNHALLTVTVAVLMPISGAIAQNAGTVNSQINAQIKSSHWAQVFMQGLIQRNLISQPQSLQPDQKVTRAEFAITLDRAFPFQPAIRQAIAFNDVPSTFWAADAIQSIYAKGFWSSDDIQFFRPEGYMTRWEAMVAIANGLSLNAALNSKVNSKKVDPKVFLFSIYTDAASIPAGAIASIAALTDKQIIVNYPNVRQLNPNAVITRAELAALVYQSLVYMGQLDRVSSNFIASRNNPLFNATDFTAKEIITHLRVNLRRREVVVYQGDKKLKTYPLGVGRAGWDTPSGSYQVKQIIRSPDWKNPFTGDVIKANDPDNPLGGYWIGFWTNGKDWSGFHGTSQRDSVGKASSHGCLRMYKEDIKAIFDKVTLATVVEIIR